The Heliomicrobium gestii genomic sequence GGTTGCCGGCCCGGACATTATCGGGCGGTCAGCAGCAGATGCTGGCCATCGGGCGCGGGTTGATGGCCCGGCCGAAGGTGATGATGCTTGACGAGCCATCGCTGGGCCTGGCGCCGATCGTCATCCGGGAGATTTTCCAGATCATCCGCACCCTCCATGAGCGCGGCATCACCGTTTTGCTGGTGGAACAGAACGCCAAACAGGCCCTCAAGGTGGCCGACCGCGGCTATGTCCTGGAGAATGGCCGGATCACCCATGCCGACACAGGCGTCAACCTGCTGCACAGCGAGGAGGTCACCAAGGCCTATCTGGGCGAGCGAAAACAATTGGCCTAAAACCGGCATGGACACCGGCAATCAATAATTTCAATGCGCAGCGGATCGGCAGCGGCGCCGGCACCGGCGAGTGGACGGGATGATCGCAGCGGAAAGGCAGTTTTGGATCGTGATTCATTATGGAAAATCATCAAGAAGGGAGAACACCGATGGAACTGATAACCGCCATTGAGGGACGAAGAAGCATCCGCAAATACAAACGGGAAGAGCCGCCCAAAGAAGCGCTTGAGAAAATCATTGACGCCGGTCTCTGGGCGCCGTCGAACATGAACGTCCAGCCCTGGCATTTCGTAATCGTCCGCGGTGAAAAGCGGAACGAACTGTTGGAGGTGATCCGCCACTCCGGCCAGGCGATCCTGCCGAAGCTGGAACGGATTTTCGCCGACAAGCCGAAGGTGATCAAGTTTACGCTCGATTTTTTTCAGGACCTGGGCAAGGCGCCCATCCTCATCTTCTGCTACGGTCCCGAAGCCTGCGCCCCCCTCTCCGGCGACCTGAGCGCCCAGGAGCGGCGTGTCGCCAATTTCGAGTACTCGACAAACCTCCAGAGCGTATCGGCGGCGATCCAGAACATGCTGCTCGCTGCCCACGAGGCCGGCCTAGGGACCTGCTGGATGACCGGCCCGCTCCATGTGGCTGATGAGGTGAATGAACGCCTCGGCGTCAACGGCAAAGAGCTGGTCGCCGTGATCACCCTGGGCTATGCCGATCAGTCGCCGCCGGCGCCGCCCCGCAAACCGGGCCGGGTAGACTGGCTGGGCTTTGACGACTAACGGTCCAAAAAAATCGATTGCAACAGAGAAGCGGAAGGCCGCGCGTCGAACGATGCGTGGCCTTCCGCTTTGTCATCTTGGTCTTTTGGCTTGAGCGCTCGCCTTGCTCACCGCGGGCCTTTGCCCTAGAGGCTTCGCTCCAGCAATTCCGCCAGGTCGAGCGTCTGCACACGCCCCTCAGCTTCCCGGGCCTTGCAGCCGTCGGTCAGCATGGTGAGGCAATAGGGACAGGCCGAGCAGATCACATCGGCGCCGGTCTGCAGCGCTTCGTCGGTGCGGTTCTCGTTGATCCGGCTGCCCAGGTGTTCCTCCATCCACATGCGCCCGCCGCCAGCGCCACAGCAGAAGGATTTTTCCAGGCTGCGCGGCATCTCGGCCAGTTTCACGCCGTTGACGGCGGCGAGAACCTTGCGGGGCGGCTCATAGATCTCATTGTAGCGGCCGAGGTAACAGGAGTCGTGGAAAGTGACCGTCAGTTCGACCGGTTTGGCCGGACGCAGTTTTCCTTCCCGCACCAGTTGTTCCAGCAGGACCGTGTGGTGGATCACCTCAAAGTCGCCGCCGAATTGAGGATATTCGTTTTTGAGGGTGTTAAAGCAGTGGGGGCAGGCGGTGATGATCTTATGGATGTTGAGTTCCTTCCAGGTCTCCACGTTCGTCATGGCCATCTCCTGGTAGAGGTACTCGTTGCCCATCCGGCGCGCCGTCTCGCCGCAGCACCACTCATCGCCACCCAGGATGGCAAAGGAGACGCCGGCTTTTTGAAGCAGGCGGGTCAGGGAGGCGGTTATCTTGCGCGCCCGGTCGTCGAAGGAACCGGCGCAGCCCACATAGAGGAGGTACTCGGCCTCGGGGGCTTCATCCCAGGTGGGCACATCCAGGCCGTCGGCCCATTCGCCGCGGCGACCCTTGGGCAATCCCCAGGGGTTCCCCTGCTTTTCCATGTTGTTGAAGGTTCGCTGCACGTCTTCGGGAAATTCGCTCTCCGTCAAGACCATGTAGCGGCGCATCTCCACCAGTTTGGGGATATGTTCGTTGCTGACGGGACAGGCTTCCATGCAGCCCCGGCAGGTGGTGCAACTCCAAAAGAAGTCTTCGCTGAAGACCTCGCCGGTCACTTTTTTCTCCAAGAGCGCCTGTTCCGCCTCGGTCAGGCAATCGGCCGCTTCACCGGAAGCGGAGTCGGCCGTTGCCGCCGTTTCCCGAGCGGCTTGCAGCGCTTCGTTGGCGGCGCCCTCCTGAGCGTGGCCGCCATTCCGGCGGATCCGCTCCAACAGGGGGCCCTTCTCGTCGATGTGTTGGCGCAATGTCACATGGAGCGCCTTCGGGTTGAGCGGTTTCCCTGTCTGGTAGGCGGGGCACTGGTCGGTGCAACGGCCGCACTGAACACAGGTATAGGCGTCAAATAACTGTTTCCAGGTGAAGTCCTCCATTTTGGCGACACCGTAGGATTCGACCGACTCGTCTTCAAAATCGATCTTGGAGAGCGCCCCTTTGGGTTCGAGTGATTTCCAGTAGGCGTTAAAGGGCGCGAAGACGAGGTGCAGGTGTTTCGACTGGGGGATCAGAACGGCAAAGGCAAACATGGTGACGAAGTGAACCCACCAGAAGATCCAGACGGCTTTTTCCGCCTGCTCCGGCGAATACCCGGCAAAAAATTGCGACGCCAAGGCAGCCACCGGCGCATAGGCCATCTGCTTGACCCCCTCCCCGGCGGCAAACTGGGCGCCATGGGAGAGGGCTTCACTGGAGACGATGATGAGGATAAAGATCAGGATCAAAAAGGCTTCGCCACTGTTTTCCAGCCGCGCCGGCTTAAAGACGGTCCGGCGAAGCAGGCTGCCGATGACGCCGACGGCCACCAGCACGAGAAAGAGGTCTTTGAGCAACAGATAGGCCGGGTTGTCTCCCACCCCGGGGAGGGGGTGGGAGAAGAGGCCCTCGGCGACCATGTTCAGCACACCGAGACCGAGAATCAGAAATCCCCACATGATCAACAGGTGCAGACCGCCGGAAACAGGATCCTGCAGCACCTTTTTCTGACCTAACACATGGGTGAAAAACGCCTTCCACCGTTCATCGGATCGATCGAAGCGATCTTCCGGCTTGCCTAGCTGGGTGTATTGGTAGCGGCGACGGATCTCGTAGAGTGTGTAACCGCCGGCGACAGCGAGAAGGGCCGAAAAGGCTGCTGCGTTGAGTCCGTTCATCCAGCCTGCTCCGCGTTCCAATCGAGAACCCGTTTAAATTCCTCTGTCAGCAGGGGAACCACTTCAAAGAGATCGCCCACGATGCCATAGTCGGCCACTTTGAAGATGTTGGCTTCGGGATCCTTGTTGATGGCCACGATGACCTTGGAACCGCTCATCCCGGCCAGGTGTTGGATGGCGCCGGAGATGCCGGCGGCGATGTACAGGGTCGGCGAGACCGTTTTGCCCGTCTGGCCCACCTGGTCCTGGTGAGGCCGCCAGCCGGCGTCAACAGCCGCCCGGGAAGCGCCGACGGCGGCGCCCAGCACATCGGCCAGGGCTTCGAGGATGCGGAAGTTTTCGGCGCCCTTCATCCCGCGACCGCCGGAGACGATGATCTCGGCCTCCGTCAGTTCCGGACGCGTCGAGATTTGACGAACCACATCGCGGACAAGGACGCGCAGGTCGTCGGCGGCAAGGGACACGGCCGCTGTCTCGACGGCAGCCGTGCCGCCAACGGCTTCGGCGGCGGCAAACACGTTCGGCCGGACCGTCACGATCAGCGGATGGGCGACGGCTGTGACACGTTGAAAGGCTTTTCCGGCGTAAATGGGCCGGATGAATTGGCCGTCGGCATAGTCGATGATGTCGCTGATCTGACCGGCGCCGACCCGCTGGGCGACGCGCGGCGCCACGTCTCGGCCGGTGGCTGTGTTGGCGATCAGCACGATCTCCGGTTGATCGCGCTGGATCAGTTCGCTGAGCACCCGCGCATATTTGGCCGCCGTATAGCTCTGCAGATCGGCATGATCGGCCACAATCACCTTGCTTACGCCGTAGTTGCCCAGTTCCGGGGCGATGGCGGCGACGCCGTCACCGATCAAGAGGGCTTCCACATCCCCCAGCTGGCGCGCCAGGGTGATCATTTCGAGACTGACTTTTTTCAACTTTTGGTCTTGCGCTTCCGCTACGACCCAAATCTTTGCCATGCTCTATGTTCCTCCCTTATCTCGACTGAATATTCCCCGCCCCTTTGTTGCAGCAGGCAGCGAGGAAGCGGTCTGATCAGATGACTTTGGCTTCTTCCCGCAGCGCGGCCACCAGCGACTGCACAGCGGCGGCGGGATCGTCCTTGTAGACCTTGCCGGCCGCCTTGGCCTTGGGCAGGAAGGTTTCGCTGATCTGAACCTTTGCGGCAACGCCGGCCGGCAGCAGGCTGCTGGCGGGGATGGTTTTCAGTTCCTTTTTCTTGGCCTGCATGATCCCCTTCATGTTGGGGTAACGAGGCTCGTTGAGGCCCCGCTGGGCCGTGATGACAGCCGGCAGGGATGCTTCGAGGACCTCGCTGCCGCCGTCGATCTCCCGCCAGGCGACGGCTTTGTTCCCCTCGATCTCCAACTTCGTCACCACATTGAGTTGCGGCAGGTTCAGTTGTTCGGCCACACGGACGGCCACCTGGGCCGAACCGTCGTCGATGGCCCGCCAGCCGCCCAGGATCAGGTCAAAGCCGTCCTGTTGGATCGCCTCGGCCAAGGCGACGGCGATCACCCCTTCATCGGCGGCCAGGCCGTCCGTGTCGATGCGCACAGCCCGGTCGGCGCCCATGGCGAGGGCTTTGCGCAACGATTCCTGCACTTTGGCGCCGCCGGCGGAGATGACGACCACCTCGCCCTTGCCGGCCTTTTCTTTGAGTTGCAACGCCTCTTCCACGGCGAGTTCATCGTAGGGGTTGATGATGTAAGTGACGCCTTCCGGCACGACGGCGCCATCCTTGACGATGATCCGGTCTTCCGTATCAAAGGTTTGTTTGAGCAGTACGGCAATCTTCACTGATGTAACCTCCTCTATTCACCCTTAAATTCGGCTTTGCGCTTTTGCAGGAAGGCGGCCATGCCTTCTTTTTGGTCGGCCGTCGCGAATCCGCTGGCAAACAACTCGGCCTCATAGGCGATCGCCCGGTTGAGATCCAGGTTGCTGCCTTCCCGGAGCGCCGCTTTGGCGGCGATCACCGCCAGGGGTCCCCGGCCGGCGATGCGCCCGGCGATGGCCTTGGCCTCTTCGATCAGCGATTCGGCGGGAACGACCTTGTTGACCAGGCCGATGCGCAGCGCCTCGTCGCTGCCGATCATGTCACCGGTGTACAGGAGTTGGGCCGCCATGCCCTGTCCAACGAGGCGGGGCAGCCGCTGGGTCCCGCCAAAACCGGGGATGACCCCCAGGGTAACCTCGGGCTGGCCGAAGCGGGCATTCACCGAGGCGATGCGGAAATCGCAGGCCATGGCCAGTTCACAGCCGCCTCCGAGGGCGAAACCGTTGACGGCGGCGATGACCGGCTGGGGCAGTTCTTCGATCCGTTGAAAGGCCCGCTGGCCCAACCGGGAGAAGGCCCGGGCTTCGGCCAGGTCGAAGGCGCTCATCTCGGCGATGTCGGCGCCGGCGACAAAGCTTTTTTCCCCGGCGCCGGTCACGATGACGGCGGCGATCGACCGGTTATCGGCGATGGCCGCAAAAGCCTGGTCCAACTCCAACAAGAGGGCCCGGTTCAGCGCGTTGAGCGCTTTGGGGCGGTTGATTGTCACGATGGCGATGGACCCTGCCGTTTCGTAAATCAGGTGTTGAAAATCCATCAGCGCCCTCCCATAAGCAAAAATGATGATGTTGCCGGTTCCCTGTTGGGAAGCCCGGATCGCTTTTTAACTGAGCCATCGCTCATCGAAGGAGATGCCGCGCGATGACCATCTGCTGGACCTGGTTGGTCCCCTCGTAGATCTGGGTCACCTTGGCGTCGCGCATGTACCGTTCCACCGGGTACTCCCGCGTGTAGCCGTATCCGCCCAGCAGTTGCACACAATCGGAGGTGACCCGCATGGCCGTATCGGTGGCATATTTTTTCGCCATGGCCGCCTCCTTGCCATGGGGGCGGCCGGTCGTCTTCAGCCACGCTGCCCGGTAGACGAGCAGCCGGGCCGCGTCGATCTCGGTGGCCCGATCGGCCGCCAGCCACTGGATGCCCTGGTTGGCCGCGATCGGCCGGCCGAACTGTTCGCGCTGTTTGATGTACCGGAGGGCGTAGTCGAAGGCGCCAGCAGCGATGCCGAGACCCTGGGCGGCGATGGCGATGCGGCCGCCGTCAAGCAGTTGCATGGCCACCGTAAACCCCTGGCCGCTGTCGCCGAGAACGTTCGCCTTCGGCACGAGGGCGTTCTCAAAGTGAAGTTCGCAGGTGACCGAGCCGTGCAGGCCCATCTTTTCCACCGGCTTTGAGATTGTCAGACCGGGCGTGTCCCGCTCGACGATCAGGCAGGTGATCCCCTTCGCGCCCCGGCTGGCCGGCTCGGTGCGCACAAAGGTGACGAAGAGTCCCGCCTCGCTGGCGTTGGTGATAAAGACCTTGCTGCCGTTGAGCCGCCAATGGTCGCCCTCATCAGCGGCCATCAAGGCGAGACTGGCGGCGTCCGAACCGGCGTTGGGCTCGGTCAAGGCATAGGCGCCGATCATCTCGCCGGTGACCAGGCGGGTCAGGTATTTCTCCCGCTGGACATCAGACCCGAACCGGGCGATGCTGGCGCAGGCGAGACCCGTGTGAACGGCCACGATCACCGCCGTCGAGGCGCAGACCTTGGCCAGTTCCTCGATCATCAGCACATAGGACAGGTACTCGCCGCCGGAGCCGCCGTATGCTTCCGGGATGGTGAGACCGAGCAGCCCCAGTTCGCCCATCTTTTGGATCGTTTCCCGGGGAAAGCGATGCTCCCGGTCGACCCGCTCGGCGAGGGCAGCCACCTCGTTGCGGGCCAGCTTGCGGACCATCTCCAAAAAGAGTTCCTGCTCCTCGTTCAGCGCGAAGTCCATCAAGCGTACCGGTAAAAGCCGCGGCCCGATTTGCGTCCCAGCCAACCGGCCTTCACGTACTGGCGAAGGAGCGGGCAGGGCCGATACTTGGGATCGCCGTAGCCATCCTGGAGGACCTCCAAAATGGCCAGCACCGTGTCAAGGCCGATCAGGTCGGCCAGGGTGAGGGGGCCCATGGGGTGATTCATGCCGAGCTTCATGATCGTGTCGATGCTTTCCGCTGAAGCGACCCCTTCATAGAGGCACCAGATGGCCTCGTTGATCATCACCTGCAACACCCGGTTGGAGATGAAGCCAGGCACGTCGCGGCAATCGGCCGGTGTCTTGCCCAGTCGCCGGCTGAGGGCTTCCACCGTTTCGTAGGTCTCATCCGAAGTGGCCAGGCCGCGGATGATCTCGACCAGTTTCATCAAGGGCACCGGGTTCATGAAGTGCATGCCGATCACCTGTTCCGGCCGCTTCGTCACAGCAGCGATCTCCGTGATCGGCAGTGATGACGTGTTGGAGGCGAGGATGGCGCCGGCAGGGGCGTGGCGATCGAGTTCGCGGAAGATCTTCGCTTTCACGTCCATGTTCTCCACGACGGCTTCAATGGCGATGTCGCACTCGGCGACGGCGGCCAGATCGTCCGAAGGGGTCAGCCGCGCCAGTGTCGCCTCCATCTCTTCGGGCGACAACTTCCCTTTTTCCACAAACTTGCCCAGGCTCTTGCGGATCCCTTGCAGTCCTCGTTGGACCACATCCATGTTGACGTCATGCAAGATGGTGGGAATACCGGATTGGGCGGCTACCTGGGCGATGCCGCTGCCCATCTGTCCGGCGCCAATGACCATGATGGCGCGAATCTCCATGCTTCTCGTCCTTTCTCTTTTGTGAAATCAGTCGACGCGCAGCATGAGCGCGTCCCCTTGAGCGGCGCCGCTGCAGATGGCGGCAATGCCTGTGCCGCCGCCCCGCCGCCGCAATCCGTGGATCAGCGTCGCGACGATGCGCGCGCCGCTGGCGCCGATGGGATGGCCGAAGGCGACGGCGCCGCCGTTGACATTGACCTTGTCCAGGTCGTAGGCGGCAATTTTTTGACTGATGAGGACGACCGCGGCAAAGGCCTCGTTCACCTCAAAGAGATCCATGTCAGTGAGTTTTTTTCCGGTTTTGGCCAACAGCCGGTTGATGGCGTGACCGGGCGCGCTGGCCAAGTCCCTCGCCTCCAGTGCCACTTCGGTATGACCGAGCAAGGTGGCCAAGGGACGAAGTCCCAGCGCTTCGGCCTTTTCCCGGCTCATCAGCACCAGCGCGCCGGCGCCGTCATTGACGCTGGGCGCGTTGCCGGCCGTGACCGACCCGTTCGGATCGAAGATGGGCGGGAGTTTGGCCAGCCCTTCCCGTGTGGTGGGGCGAGGCTGCTCATCCCGATCGACGACGACCGGCGCGCCCTTTTTCTGCGGCACCGTCACCGGAACGATCTCCTCGGCGATCCGGCCGCCGGCGATCGCATCCGCCGCCCGTTGCTGGCTCCGCAAGGCCCATTCGTCCTGATCTTCCCGGCTGACGCCGTATTGGCCGGCCAGTTCAGAACCGTGCAGGGCCATGTGACGGTCATAAAAGGGGCACCAGAGGCCGTCATGAACCATCAGGTCCACAGCCTCGAAATTGAACATGCGCTGCCCCCAGCGGGCCGATGGCAGATAGTAGGGCGCCTGGCTCATGCTCTCCATCCCGCCGGCGACGGCTGTGTCGATCTCGCCGGCGGCGATCATCCGGGCCGTCAGGGCAACGGAGATCATGCCGCTGGCGCACACCTTGTTCACCGTCAAAGAAGGCGTCTCCCAAGGGATGCCCGCCAGGCGCGCCGCCTGCCGGGAGGGGATCTGACCGGCTCCGCCCTGGAGCACCTGCCCCATCGTGACATACTCAACAGACTCCGGCTCCAACCCGCATTGCCGGAGCGAGCCTTCGATAGCGGCGGCGCCCACCTCCACCGATTTCAGCGACGACAAGGCGCCTCCGAATTTGCCGAACGGCGTCCGGACCGCGCTGACAACGACCACTTCACGCAACAAAGCCACCCCCATTTATTTGCAACCACCCCATGGGTGCGTTGCGGTGTAAGATATAGCTACGCAAAAAAATGCCAAAATCCTGCTAGATTTTTTTCAAAAATCACTTAATTAAGAAAATTACAAATAGTTATATTAATAAGTTGTATATTTGTGTAATTTATGGACGTTCCCTCTAGGGATCATGCCCCTTCCCCGCAGACGCCTCGCCTCGATGGCCCTAAGAATAATTTAATTATTCTGATAAATCAAGCAGGAAGCCTGTCTTGAATGGCGAAGAACTACTCCTGCCCAAAAACAAAATGAATCCTTTTATTGAAATTTCAGGGCCCATCGATGCCCGGGCAGCCAATAAGGCACAGAAGGAGGAAGCGCCATTGCCTGGTTCGTTCAACATGTCCGATTATAAGCAGACCTGCGCCGAGTTTACATGGGAGGTCCCGCCGTCGTACAACTTCGCCCGCGATGTCCTCGATCGATGGGCCGCTGATCCGGATCGGCTGGCCTTGTGGTGGGTCGATGATCACGGGAATGAAGACAAGAAGACCTTCCGGGAACTGAGCGACGCCGCCCAACGGTTCTGCAACGTTCTCGAGGCCCAGGGGGTCGGCAAAGGCGATGTAGTCGTCGTCATCCTCCCGCGCCTCGTCGAGTGGTGGATCATCCACATCGCCTGCCTGCGCATGGGCGCTGTGATCAGCCCAGGCACGATGCAATTGACGGCCAAGGACATCCGGTTTCGCCTGCAAGCGGCCGATGGGCGCTGCATCATCACCACCAACGCCGTCGCCCCGCGGGTTGACGAGATTTATAGCGAATGCCCGACAATGACCAGCCGTATTCTCATCGGCGGTGAGCGGGAAGGCTGGATCGACGGCCACCGGGCTCTCTCAGAGGCCCATGATCGCTTTCCCGCAGCCGACACGGCCGCGGATGACAATGCCATCCTCTACTTCACCTCTGGCACGACGGGCTATCCGAAGATGACGGTGCACACCCATGCCAGCTACCCCATCGGCCATACCGTCACCGGGCGCTACTGGCTCGACCTGCGCCCGGAAGACCTGCATTGGAATCTCAGCGACACGGGCTGGGCAAAGGCGGCCTGGAGCAGCTTTTTTGGCCCCTGGATCTGCGGCGCCGCCGTCTTCATCCATCACAGCGACCGCTTCGATCCAAAAAAGACGCTGCAACTGCTCGACCAGTATCCCATCACCACCTTCTGCGGCGCGCCGACCATCTACCGCATGCTCGTGCTGGAAGATCTGAAGGCCTATCGCTTTGCCCACCTGCGCCACTGTGTCGGCGCCGGAGAGCCGCTCAACCCGGAGGTGATCGACACCTGGAAGGAAGCGACGGGCCTCACGATCCGCGACGGCTATGGGCAAACCGAATCGGTTCTCCTTGTCGGCAGTTTCCCCTGCCTGGAACCGCGCATCGGCTCCATGGGCAAACCGTCGCCCGGCTTTGACATTCAGGTGATCGATGACATGGGCAACATCCTGCCTCCCCACAAAGAGGGCGACATCGCCGTCCGCGTCCGGCCTCACCGGCCGGTGGGGCTGTTCAAGGAGTATTGGCGCGACCCGGAAAAGACGGCCGCCGTCTTTCGCGGCGATTGGTACCTCACGGGCGATCGGGCCTACCGCGATGAAGAGGGCTACCTCTGGTTCGTCGGTCGCGCCGATGATGTGATCCTCTCGGCGGGCTATCGCATCGGCCCCTTTGAGGTGGAGAGCGCTCTGCTCGAGCATGAGGCAGTTGCCGAATCGGCCGTCGTGTCCAGCCCGGACGAGGTCCGCGGCGAGGTGGTCAAGGCCTTTGTCGTGCTCCGTCCCGGCTTCATGCCTTCTGACCAATTGGCGAACGAATTGAAGGAGCATGTCAAAGAGGTGACAGCCCCCTACAAATACCCGCGCCTGATCGAATTCATCCCTTCCCTGCCCAAAACCGTCTCCGGCAAGATCCGCCGTGTCGAGTTGCGCAACCGCGAGTGGAAGGAGCACCGGAATTCCTAACCGCATCATCCCCAAGCGCCAAAAGGCAAAGCACAGGTCCGTTCTCAAAGGGATAAACGAAAAGACCTCTGCGCAGCCACCTTGTCATGAGGTGGCTCGCCCAGAGGTCTTTTTCCTGTTTTTTTTCTTCAGACCGATTGTGCTCACCGCAGACGAGTGGACAGGGGAGGACAGGGAAAGGTCACATATTCCGCCGGTACCGGCCGCCCACCTCATAGAGGGCGGCGGTGATCTGCCCCAGGCTCGCCACAGGGACCGTCTCCATCATTTCGGCAAAGATATTGCCGCCGTTGCGCACCACATCTTTCAGCCGCGCCAAGGCGAGAGCCGCCTCTTCACGATGGCGGTGCTGGAATTCGCGCAGGCGATCGATCTGTTGGCGCTTCTCCTCTTCCGTGGCCCGGCTCAGTTCGATATTTTCTTCCACGTCGGAACCCTCTGGGTTGAGGAAGGTGTTGACGCCGATGATCGGCAGT encodes the following:
- a CDS encoding nitroreductase family protein, whose product is MELITAIEGRRSIRKYKREEPPKEALEKIIDAGLWAPSNMNVQPWHFVIVRGEKRNELLEVIRHSGQAILPKLERIFADKPKVIKFTLDFFQDLGKAPILIFCYGPEACAPLSGDLSAQERRVANFEYSTNLQSVSAAIQNMLLAAHEAGLGTCWMTGPLHVADEVNERLGVNGKELVAVITLGYADQSPPAPPRKPGRVDWLGFDD
- a CDS encoding (Fe-S)-binding protein, with product MNGLNAAAFSALLAVAGGYTLYEIRRRYQYTQLGKPEDRFDRSDERWKAFFTHVLGQKKVLQDPVSGGLHLLIMWGFLILGLGVLNMVAEGLFSHPLPGVGDNPAYLLLKDLFLVLVAVGVIGSLLRRTVFKPARLENSGEAFLILIFILIIVSSEALSHGAQFAAGEGVKQMAYAPVAALASQFFAGYSPEQAEKAVWIFWWVHFVTMFAFAVLIPQSKHLHLVFAPFNAYWKSLEPKGALSKIDFEDESVESYGVAKMEDFTWKQLFDAYTCVQCGRCTDQCPAYQTGKPLNPKALHVTLRQHIDEKGPLLERIRRNGGHAQEGAANEALQAARETAATADSASGEAADCLTEAEQALLEKKVTGEVFSEDFFWSCTTCRGCMEACPVSNEHIPKLVEMRRYMVLTESEFPEDVQRTFNNMEKQGNPWGLPKGRRGEWADGLDVPTWDEAPEAEYLLYVGCAGSFDDRARKITASLTRLLQKAGVSFAILGGDEWCCGETARRMGNEYLYQEMAMTNVETWKELNIHKIITACPHCFNTLKNEYPQFGGDFEVIHHTVLLEQLVREGKLRPAKPVELTVTFHDSCYLGRYNEIYEPPRKVLAAVNGVKLAEMPRSLEKSFCCGAGGGRMWMEEHLGSRINENRTDEALQTGADVICSACPYCLTMLTDGCKAREAEGRVQTLDLAELLERSL
- a CDS encoding electron transfer flavoprotein subunit alpha/FixB family protein encodes the protein MAKIWVVAEAQDQKLKKVSLEMITLARQLGDVEALLIGDGVAAIAPELGNYGVSKVIVADHADLQSYTAAKYARVLSELIQRDQPEIVLIANTATGRDVAPRVAQRVGAGQISDIIDYADGQFIRPIYAGKAFQRVTAVAHPLIVTVRPNVFAAAEAVGGTAAVETAAVSLAADDLRVLVRDVVRQISTRPELTEAEIIVSGGRGMKGAENFRILEALADVLGAAVGASRAAVDAGWRPHQDQVGQTGKTVSPTLYIAAGISGAIQHLAGMSGSKVIVAINKDPEANIFKVADYGIVGDLFEVVPLLTEEFKRVLDWNAEQAG
- a CDS encoding electron transfer flavoprotein subunit beta/FixA family protein, which codes for MKIAVLLKQTFDTEDRIIVKDGAVVPEGVTYIINPYDELAVEEALQLKEKAGKGEVVVISAGGAKVQESLRKALAMGADRAVRIDTDGLAADEGVIAVALAEAIQQDGFDLILGGWRAIDDGSAQVAVRVAEQLNLPQLNVVTKLEIEGNKAVAWREIDGGSEVLEASLPAVITAQRGLNEPRYPNMKGIMQAKKKELKTIPASSLLPAGVAAKVQISETFLPKAKAAGKVYKDDPAAAVQSLVAALREEAKVI
- a CDS encoding enoyl-CoA hydratase-related protein, with product MDFQHLIYETAGSIAIVTINRPKALNALNRALLLELDQAFAAIADNRSIAAVIVTGAGEKSFVAGADIAEMSAFDLAEARAFSRLGQRAFQRIEELPQPVIAAVNGFALGGGCELAMACDFRIASVNARFGQPEVTLGVIPGFGGTQRLPRLVGQGMAAQLLYTGDMIGSDEALRIGLVNKVVPAESLIEEAKAIAGRIAGRGPLAVIAAKAALREGSNLDLNRAIAYEAELFASGFATADQKEGMAAFLQKRKAEFKGE
- a CDS encoding acyl-CoA dehydrogenase; this translates as MDFALNEEQELFLEMVRKLARNEVAALAERVDREHRFPRETIQKMGELGLLGLTIPEAYGGSGGEYLSYVLMIEELAKVCASTAVIVAVHTGLACASIARFGSDVQREKYLTRLVTGEMIGAYALTEPNAGSDAASLALMAADEGDHWRLNGSKVFITNASEAGLFVTFVRTEPASRGAKGITCLIVERDTPGLTISKPVEKMGLHGSVTCELHFENALVPKANVLGDSGQGFTVAMQLLDGGRIAIAAQGLGIAAGAFDYALRYIKQREQFGRPIAANQGIQWLAADRATEIDAARLLVYRAAWLKTTGRPHGKEAAMAKKYATDTAMRVTSDCVQLLGGYGYTREYPVERYMRDAKVTQIYEGTNQVQQMVIARHLLR
- a CDS encoding 3-hydroxyacyl-CoA dehydrogenase family protein, with the translated sequence MEIRAIMVIGAGQMGSGIAQVAAQSGIPTILHDVNMDVVQRGLQGIRKSLGKFVEKGKLSPEEMEATLARLTPSDDLAAVAECDIAIEAVVENMDVKAKIFRELDRHAPAGAILASNTSSLPITEIAAVTKRPEQVIGMHFMNPVPLMKLVEIIRGLATSDETYETVEALSRRLGKTPADCRDVPGFISNRVLQVMINEAIWCLYEGVASAESIDTIMKLGMNHPMGPLTLADLIGLDTVLAILEVLQDGYGDPKYRPCPLLRQYVKAGWLGRKSGRGFYRYA
- a CDS encoding acetyl-CoA C-acetyltransferase, giving the protein MREVVVVSAVRTPFGKFGGALSSLKSVEVGAAAIEGSLRQCGLEPESVEYVTMGQVLQGGAGQIPSRQAARLAGIPWETPSLTVNKVCASGMISVALTARMIAAGEIDTAVAGGMESMSQAPYYLPSARWGQRMFNFEAVDLMVHDGLWCPFYDRHMALHGSELAGQYGVSREDQDEWALRSQQRAADAIAGGRIAEEIVPVTVPQKKGAPVVVDRDEQPRPTTREGLAKLPPIFDPNGSVTAGNAPSVNDGAGALVLMSREKAEALGLRPLATLLGHTEVALEARDLASAPGHAINRLLAKTGKKLTDMDLFEVNEAFAAVVLISQKIAAYDLDKVNVNGGAVAFGHPIGASGARIVATLIHGLRRRGGGTGIAAICSGAAQGDALMLRVD
- a CDS encoding AMP-binding protein; translated protein: MSDYKQTCAEFTWEVPPSYNFARDVLDRWAADPDRLALWWVDDHGNEDKKTFRELSDAAQRFCNVLEAQGVGKGDVVVVILPRLVEWWIIHIACLRMGAVISPGTMQLTAKDIRFRLQAADGRCIITTNAVAPRVDEIYSECPTMTSRILIGGEREGWIDGHRALSEAHDRFPAADTAADDNAILYFTSGTTGYPKMTVHTHASYPIGHTVTGRYWLDLRPEDLHWNLSDTGWAKAAWSSFFGPWICGAAVFIHHSDRFDPKKTLQLLDQYPITTFCGAPTIYRMLVLEDLKAYRFAHLRHCVGAGEPLNPEVIDTWKEATGLTIRDGYGQTESVLLVGSFPCLEPRIGSMGKPSPGFDIQVIDDMGNILPPHKEGDIAVRVRPHRPVGLFKEYWRDPEKTAAVFRGDWYLTGDRAYRDEEGYLWFVGRADDVILSAGYRIGPFEVESALLEHEAVAESAVVSSPDEVRGEVVKAFVVLRPGFMPSDQLANELKEHVKEVTAPYKYPRLIEFIPSLPKTVSGKIRRVELRNREWKEHRNS